Proteins from a single region of Engystomops pustulosus chromosome 5, aEngPut4.maternal, whole genome shotgun sequence:
- the LOC140133851 gene encoding HEPACAM family member 2-like, with protein sequence MKPAALTWPLPPCLLLLLTGFSGAVNISVPSEPIQAVAGGSVLLPVTYSIPDPLLTLQVTWNHETSIVLYAEMAMCGSGATLRICNKLFIVVGRYQHRVVFYPENASLLLMDVHQNDSGQYTVAFEEMNHSRSLMLVIHDRKASFGDPDSAEHSPDEEEQEERRRVAQSLLIRGSCAAIFVLLVAALHCTWWRQTRRYRIESL encoded by the exons ATGAAGCCTGCAGCGCTGACATGGCCTCTGCCTCCCtgcctcctgctgctcctcactg GTTTCTCTGGAGCCGTGAATATCTCTGTCCCCTCGGAGCCTATCCAGGCGGTGGCCGGTGGCTCTGTCCTTCTGCCGGTCACCTATAGCATCCCTGATCCTCTGCTCACTCTGCAGGTCACGTGGAACCATGAAACGTCCATTGTTCTGTATGCGGAGATGGCGATGTGCGGTTCTGGCGCTACTTTGAGGATTTGTAATAAGTTATTTATTGTGGTAGGAAGGTATCAGCACAGGGTGGTCTTCTACCCGGAAAATGCCTCCCTCCTGCTCATGGATGTCCATCAGAATGACTCGGGGCAGTACACGGTGGCTTTTGAGGAGATGAACCACAGCCGATCTTTGATGCTGGTCATACATGACCGGAAGGCGTCATTCGGTGACCCAG aCTCCGCTGAACATTCCCCAgatgaggaggaacaggaggagaggCGACGTGTAGCCCAATCACTGCTTATCAGAGGGTCCTGTGCTGCCATATTTGTTTTACTGGTCGCGGCTCTGCACTGCACGTGGTGGCGACAG ACCAGAAGATACCGGATTGAAAGTCTTTAG